DNA sequence from the Bacillota bacterium genome:
GATACCGATCACACACAGTGGCGAGTTTTTCAAAACAGCTTCGGTATGTCCACCCCGGCCTAGGGTGCAATCAATAAACCAACCTTCTTGGCCGGAATCGATTCGCAAGTATTCCAGTATCTCGTTAAGTAACACTGGCTTATGCTCGTAACCTTGCACCGCCTTTTCCTCCGTCCTTCTTCTCTAAATGCCAAGGTCCACAATCTTTTCGGCGATCTCATTGAAGGATGCCGCAGACTCCGACATATATTCTTCCCACCGTTCCTGGGACCACAATTCCACCCGATTGGACACTCCAATCACCACAACATCCTTATCCAGTTGGGCGTAACTGCGGAGGTTGCTGGGAATCATGATCCGACCTTGCTTGTCCAGCTGGCATTCAGCTGCACCGGAGAAAAAGAAACGGACAAAGGCCCGGGCGTCAGCCTTCGTGAGGGGAAGTGCCTTCAATTTTTGTTCCAAGGCCTTCCATTCATCCATGGGATAGATGAACACACAATTATCCAGGCCACGGGTAACGACGAAAGTATCACCCAAAAGCTCCCGGAACTTGGCGGGTATGAACAAACGACCCTTACTGTCCAGTGTGTGCGTATATTCCCCCATGAACATGGGCCGTTGCACCCCCCTCGGTGTCTAGTTCACCACTTCTCCCCACTTTCCCCCACCGGGTAGTGACATTTTCGGTACATGAGAGAAAAATCCTGCCTATCAACTCAACT
Encoded proteins:
- the mraZ gene encoding division/cell wall cluster transcriptional repressor MraZ, which encodes MFMGEYTHTLDSKGRLFIPAKFRELLGDTFVVTRGLDNCVFIYPMDEWKALEQKLKALPLTKADARAFVRFFFSGAAECQLDKQGRIMIPSNLRSYAQLDKDVVVIGVSNRVELWSQERWEEYMSESAASFNEIAEKIVDLGI